The Latilactobacillus curvatus JCM 1096 = DSM 20019 genome segment AAGATTCACCCAAAGCGTGGTACATGGCAGGTGCCAGTCATGATGCCAAAACCTTCCAAGAAATCATCACCAAATACTCACTCGATGCCTCTAAAGATTTCATGAAAGAAGCTGATCCCTTCCACGATGCTGAAGATGCCGCTGAATATTGGGCCCGCGTCGGTAAAGGTTTCAAACAACTTCGTGCTGAATGTTCTGACGGTGATAAAGTCTTGATGGTCAGTCATGGCACAACCATTCGCAGTATTGTTGGCAAGTTTGGTAACGACCAATTCGATGTTACCGTTAGTCCAATGAACGGTAGTATTACTAAAGTTATTTTAACAGACGAAGGCGTTACTGTTGAAAGTTACAATCAATTAACCCTTCAATAGTATCAAACGA includes the following:
- a CDS encoding histidine phosphatase family protein; translated protein: MKRITLYLVRHGQTFFNRYNRMQGWSDSPLTPKGIADAERAGKELAKVNFAQAYSSDRSRAMDTAKIILHKNFYLDTPYAITPHFREEFYGYFEGEDSPKAWYMAGASHDAKTFQEIITKYSLDASKDFMKEADPFHDAEDAAEYWARVGKGFKQLRAECSDGDKVLMVSHGTTIRSIVGKFGNDQFDVTVSPMNGSITKVILTDEGVTVESYNQLTLQ